The Heyndrickxia vini genome contains a region encoding:
- a CDS encoding DMT family transporter, with product MKVAYLQLALSMAFVGANVAVGKIIVSDVPIFLFSEIRFLIALLFLVPMLLINRQKQALQLKKNEWGFLFLQSFFGVFLFSVLMLYGVRFTSATAAGIITSTVPAVIAILSFIFLRERLSISQTLSICLAVLGISIITFQATPSNTEGTPLALGNILVFGAVISEALFTILAKKLSGVLTPIQMAAGVNIIGFLLFLPFAVREVTSFNLLNLGWSIWILIFYYAITASVLSFVLWYCGVANVKASVAGIFTGFIPISATLVGIILLKEPFGWNQAIGIMSVLGAIFLGTRNKTIKRKEQHTQNISS from the coding sequence TTGAAAGTAGCCTATTTACAGCTTGCTCTATCAATGGCTTTTGTGGGAGCTAATGTAGCGGTTGGGAAAATTATTGTTAGCGATGTCCCTATATTTCTTTTTTCCGAAATAAGATTCTTGATTGCTCTACTTTTTTTAGTGCCTATGTTATTAATTAACCGACAAAAGCAAGCGCTACAGCTGAAGAAAAATGAATGGGGATTTTTGTTTCTACAATCGTTTTTTGGGGTTTTCTTGTTTAGTGTTTTGATGCTTTATGGGGTTCGGTTTACCTCGGCTACCGCAGCCGGAATTATAACGAGTACGGTTCCAGCAGTGATAGCCATATTGTCGTTTATATTTTTAAGAGAAAGGCTGTCCATCTCTCAAACACTTTCAATTTGTCTTGCAGTATTAGGAATTTCTATCATTACCTTTCAAGCAACCCCATCAAATACAGAAGGTACGCCATTAGCACTAGGCAATATCCTTGTTTTTGGTGCTGTTATATCAGAAGCCTTGTTCACTATTTTAGCAAAAAAACTATCAGGTGTGCTTACTCCAATTCAAATGGCCGCCGGAGTCAATATCATTGGATTTCTTCTATTTCTTCCTTTTGCAGTGAGGGAAGTTACATCGTTTAACCTTTTAAATCTCGGGTGGTCAATCTGGATACTCATCTTCTATTATGCAATAACAGCAAGTGTACTGTCATTTGTTCTTTGGTATTGCGGTGTGGCGAACGTAAAGGCCAGTGTTGCGGGGATTTTTACGGGTTTTATCCCAATATCCGCAACACTTGTAGGTATTATATTGCTAAAAGAACCTTTTGGCTGGAATCAAGCTATCGGAATCATGAGTGTCTTAGGAGCAATATTTCTCGGAACAAGAAATAAGACAATAAAAAGAAAGGAACAACATACTCAAAATATTTCATCCTAA
- a CDS encoding DUF5694 domain-containing protein, producing the protein MRKPSILVLGTAHLSNPDNGDLFKIKTGDIFSEQKQLEIAGVVDSLRKFEPTKVALEILPEDSEYINETYNDFLLGKYELTRNEYHQIGFRLAKEVNHKEVFCVDWNSSDPDIPDIELWTKGHSSEKYKQTIKIGEKVFAKTQDFLNNHSIRDSLLYLNHKEFNNENQRFYMNLALVGDNSNPVGAVWTAKYWYYRNLIIYKNIVELIESDTERIFVLYGVGHLHLLNQFLNESGLFNVEKVEDYL; encoded by the coding sequence ATGAGGAAACCAAGTATTCTTGTTCTTGGTACTGCACATTTAAGTAATCCCGATAATGGAGATTTATTTAAGATAAAAACGGGTGACATTTTCAGCGAACAAAAGCAATTAGAAATAGCAGGAGTGGTTGATTCTTTAAGGAAGTTCGAACCAACAAAGGTTGCATTAGAAATCTTACCGGAAGATAGTGAATATATAAACGAAACTTATAACGACTTTCTACTAGGTAAGTATGAATTAACTAGAAATGAGTATCATCAAATTGGTTTTCGATTAGCAAAAGAAGTGAATCACAAGGAAGTATTTTGTGTCGATTGGAATAGTTCTGACCCGGATATTCCCGATATAGAATTATGGACTAAGGGACACAGTTCAGAAAAATATAAGCAAACTATAAAAATAGGCGAAAAGGTATTTGCAAAAACTCAAGATTTTTTAAATAACCACTCCATCAGAGATTCCTTATTATATCTTAATCATAAAGAGTTCAATAATGAAAACCAAAGATTTTATATGAATCTTGCCCTAGTAGGTGATAATAGCAATCCAGTGGGTGCTGTATGGACAGCTAAATATTGGTATTATAGAAACTTAATCATATATAAGAACATAGTTGAACTAATTGAATCGGATACAGAAAGAATTTTTGTTCTATACGGTGTAGGACATCTTCATTTACTTAATCAATTTTTAAATGAAAGTGGACTTTTTAATGTTGAGAAGGTTGAAGATTATTTATAA
- a CDS encoding class I SAM-dependent methyltransferase produces MNRIEFIRNEEKKYHDFCYDNYQLFKEGSWLHKPVKTVMDLLPLFSSKKNINVLDLGSGVGRNSIPIAETIKDKNGKVVCVDLLDSALCKLEKYSKIYNVEEVIRLEKADIENFQIQPNEYDIIIAVSTLEHVKSEETFESVVRKMEEGTKRNGINCLIVNSEVEERDLETNKKLDALMELNLSTEVMLNKLGSIYTGWEVLKNMVKPLEYNIIRNERPVLLRTNAITYVLRKNIG; encoded by the coding sequence TTGAATAGAATTGAATTTATTCGGAATGAAGAGAAGAAGTATCACGATTTTTGCTATGATAACTATCAATTATTTAAAGAAGGTTCTTGGCTACATAAACCAGTTAAAACTGTAATGGACCTATTGCCTTTATTTAGTAGTAAAAAGAATATAAATGTTCTTGATTTAGGTTCCGGGGTAGGTAGAAACAGTATTCCAATTGCAGAAACAATAAAAGATAAAAACGGTAAAGTTGTTTGTGTGGATTTACTAGACTCGGCATTGTGTAAGTTAGAGAAGTATTCAAAGATATATAATGTTGAAGAAGTGATTCGACTGGAAAAAGCTGATATCGAGAACTTTCAAATACAGCCTAATGAGTACGATATAATTATTGCAGTGTCTACATTAGAACATGTCAAATCAGAAGAAACTTTTGAAAGTGTAGTCCGAAAAATGGAAGAGGGTACGAAAAGGAACGGAATAAATTGTCTTATCGTTAATTCAGAAGTTGAAGAAAGAGATTTAGAAACTAACAAAAAATTAGATGCCTTAATGGAATTAAACCTTTCGACGGAAGTTATGCTGAATAAGTTGGGTAGTATTTATACTGGGTGGGAAGTGTTAAAAAACATGGTAAAACCGTTAGAGTACAACATTATTCGAAATGAAAGACCTGTATTACTAAGGACCAACGCCATAACATATGTTTTGAGAAAAAATATTGGATAA